Proteins encoded within one genomic window of Flavobacterium oreochromis:
- a CDS encoding S8 family serine peptidase, producing MRHKILFFLLFNLSSFSQIQTNTLETGFFGPFMPQQNVLWNSIQTKKEAFDKKIQKEYDLIKDCPNKANLDTLNGKLIYEELVNNTIKANKASRFDALGHDYINEQIAKYINGAKSFGSVIISEIGGFADIARDYFKNFKDNFREIGGIHAIDEHAEDVTAVMMGGDPAKFQRGVFVGKNTSNNIIGQYSVSGGIGSLRDYKDELKKDPTKFFTINCSWGAPFQWTISKGLPYWRGGFNGDDYRDRLKDISYKEKEYNQFAYLNNNQAVMLFAAGNHGHRGSEEIDSKIQIGSDIYVDDQNGKKIKIPYGSNGVLYPKPSQITGSINSYAGGKNLITVGATSMLNDAGDYAITEYTSIGPTTDGRIKPDICAEGQTINFNFQKAEGTSFATPLVSSIVSAFSEEYKANNGFYPTATTIKASLINSALDIGDPGPDYTSGWGQCNGEELFRYSAKNALVIQDIKTLRASSEIIYQIPLYYPGGDVPKITAAWMDEDSGFGLNANLDLTLQSQQGDVYLPYLLDANNPKSPATNGIDKINTVEQISPGFLSKGYYTLIVKGESLKRNQLNCPLSIVMSGFLPYVDIDMDVANTQGNVGDLFKIGFVQQANPLDNKVQTVEFVKAVLTNKKSGNNYELSKDSSLCLLGDVCFSKGLSEIGQYDVEIFIKVINTDGLVVESSRKFTRVYEVIGKFTMPTVDFDVPDLELVPGQFESAYINIQAEDTDSNNYPQKFDLFLNYNGKEIQLGGQELKCKGDFISKKIEINFPGTFYFTVKDNLNNRNLDSNKETLSYAFTVADKKLLLDFTQPDCEDNFKVLVKNPSPDITDYEWTKFSASGTTITDKTVLSELPLKNSDYTAVKVKENSKNNYFIISDQTFKKFLRYNDNNGTNFKPTVEEYKQDPTVLLPGDFAFYYDTANRKIISKSNKNYALKFVGNSVICTTIDQADFFDLTRDSNKNVLYAVKNTTTNSYLNITKEGTIEISSAEKKIMLSMGLKSTPSNSDKIDLPNSEIPAISLLETTTEICPTKGTSSFTLTAQATDPSKQTVLQNLLSSNPNASVQFVKDGVIQQNSKSLTATGTSSGIYQAVVTTGSCYKRSEADFVKSCNQEENEAYDNTPKPGPGGGALVAIAGAAGGAIASAGQFVVGILGGLFAIPSGFVPNIPNGNVLKTRFNTLKIEDNVNTIFTNSYNEYKDYDLGASSKMALTSGVDYYFSVAQINNDGTNNFNKPKFFIDLNNDGVLAASEDVLFKSVLVSGRYKFTLPTNLTVNTSTKALFYASSSGAKQEILLKLQLEVKTKFTKIEVKETGGTTLFTYNFPNPYSGYANYDISSVAPVAIYTTGQTYQFLPNQINSDGTTSYDKPKFFVDLNGDGILQNSEDLLLNSSLIAGRYDFQLPPCYINGSSVLAKYVAIAGTSKQEILFKVGLLKTRFDQITITNSSGIKIYDKRFVGAYSGYSDFDLSSEATYSFYKVGETYKFISTQQNGDGTTVYGKPKFFIDLNADGILQRDEDVLLNSNFQNGGYNFQLPSSLSYGNAILAKYVAISGSAKQEITLRIQLGLKTKFNSIQINDSSGVSMFNYNFQTPYNDYANYNISSVAPVVNYTAGQIYQFVSTQMNNDGSQVFGKPKFYIDINGDGILQNDEDVLLNSSLVNGYYEFQLPECFVIGNSVLSKIIGVSGLASQEITLQIGLFKTRFNQILITESSGIKMYDKRFVGYYESYSDYDMSSNSNYSILKSGETYTFSSTQLNSNGSAIFGKPKFYIDFNRDNNFAEDENVLNNAILKNGNYDFVINQKKTTGSYKAMYVAISGQARQKIKFNIDYKFVPNFSIAISDNPKLCVSDSHKYLVNITGDTAINYQYTWYLNNVRQSVTTSDITFTGTTLNNRDVLKSVVFSDLDPTTIKETSIVIEKQTSPSNIIINGLRPFCSNDDNLPLILNVTGGTGTFIYKWFKNGVKLVEGTDMSAFAIIPREWSNDDRIKASVSYQCALGNWVETFSQEYSIVKNVSPSVVSVSGLRGFCNSDSIILSANVTGGSGKFYYYWTKNGTRVSEGYENSNYTLQGGQWNNGDKLKLVVSYQCVSGSWVETPSQEYTVEKYTSPSSIAVNGLVPFLDSESLNLSLTQTGGTGRYYYYWTKNGVRVYEGYDRSTYTLQGTQWSNGDKLRVGIAYQCVAGNWVDVLTTEYTIDKRSYPTAVSMSGLGILSDCESSYRITPVVTGGLGLDRLYYIWYKNGQRITEGFDKTSYTVDNAGWSHGDKLKLQVDYLTRIGGSWSNLYSQEAVINKKSSPSLVTVTGLKPLCDSETIGLSMNLTGGSGNLYYYWTKNGVKVSSDDALQYNLKWNEWSHGDKLKAVVTYQCANGTWKDVFSQEYSIVKNVSPSVVSVSGLRGFCNSDSIILSANVTGGSGKFYYYWTKNGTRVSEGYENSNYTLQGSQWNNGDKLKLVVSYQCVSGSWVETPSQEYTVEKYTSPSSIAVNGLVPFLDSESLNLSLTQTGGTGRYYYYWTKNGVRVYEGYDRSTYTLQGTQWSNGDKLRVGIAYQCVAGNWVDVLTTEYTIDKRSYPTAVSMSGLGILSDCESSYRITPVVTGGLGLDRLYYIWYKNGQRITEGFDKTSYTVDNAGWSHGDKLKLQVDYLTRIGGSWSNLYSQEAVINKKSSPSLVTVTGLKPLCDSETIGLSMNLTGGSGNLYYYWTKNGVKVSSDDALQYNLKWNEWSHGDKLKAVVTYQCANGTWKDVFSQEYSIVKNVSPSVVSVSGLRGFCNSDSIILSANVTGGSGKFYYYWTKNGTRVSEGYENSNYTLQGSQWNNGDKLKLVVSYQCVSGSWVETPSQEYTVEKYTSPSLVAITGLRSLCNSEELSLRANLTGGSANFYYYWTKNDVRVYEGYGRNTYLLKASEWSHGDRIRLVASYQCVSGAWIETSSQTYVVEKTTSPSLVAISGLRLLYGSGDQSSLNANLTGGTGSFYYYWTKNGSRVYEGYGRSTYTLKGSEWSNGDRIKLVASYQCVSGAWIETHSQEYTVQKVERPNLVYDYSYAWPGFHQFLWKYPDGQIVKGRDVAEVTWSWNQMGFPDQNYTRTYYPGETDGIMESRSTFLMNCILSRGNVTSTIKMKDGRVYVTRIYVPCYGGDSPLYQETSRLNQNVNINHDCKIYPNYISQSEEVITLDCDNYDDIKTIALINAIGQRFELKFDRLAKKIYLPANMKNGMYYINLEKYQSESSVYKILVK from the coding sequence ATGAGACATAAAATTTTATTTTTTTTACTGTTTAACCTGTCCTCCTTTTCTCAAATTCAAACAAATACTTTAGAAACAGGATTTTTTGGACCTTTCATGCCACAACAAAATGTTTTGTGGAATTCAATTCAAACTAAAAAAGAAGCCTTTGATAAAAAAATACAAAAAGAATACGATTTAATAAAAGATTGTCCAAATAAAGCTAATTTGGATACACTTAATGGAAAATTAATTTATGAAGAACTTGTTAATAATACAATAAAAGCTAATAAGGCTTCACGATTTGACGCATTAGGACACGATTATATAAATGAGCAAATAGCTAAATATATTAATGGTGCTAAGTCTTTTGGCTCCGTAATTATTTCTGAGATAGGAGGTTTTGCGGATATAGCAAGAGATTATTTTAAAAATTTTAAAGATAATTTTCGTGAAATAGGAGGTATTCATGCTATAGATGAACATGCCGAGGATGTTACAGCTGTTATGATGGGAGGTGATCCTGCCAAGTTTCAACGTGGTGTTTTTGTTGGTAAAAATACTAGTAATAACATTATAGGTCAGTATTCCGTTAGTGGAGGAATAGGTTCCTTAAGAGATTATAAAGATGAATTAAAAAAAGATCCTACAAAATTTTTTACTATTAATTGTTCATGGGGAGCTCCTTTTCAATGGACAATTTCAAAAGGATTACCTTATTGGCGTGGAGGTTTTAACGGAGATGATTATCGTGATAGATTGAAAGATATATCCTATAAAGAAAAAGAGTATAACCAATTTGCTTACCTGAATAATAATCAAGCAGTAATGCTATTTGCAGCAGGAAATCATGGACATAGAGGATCTGAAGAAATTGATTCAAAAATACAAATAGGTTCAGATATCTATGTAGATGATCAAAACGGGAAAAAGATTAAAATCCCTTATGGAAGTAATGGTGTATTATATCCAAAACCTTCACAAATTACAGGATCTATTAATTCTTATGCAGGAGGAAAAAATCTTATAACTGTAGGTGCTACAAGTATGTTAAATGATGCTGGAGACTATGCTATAACAGAATATACTTCTATTGGTCCTACTACGGATGGACGTATTAAACCTGATATTTGTGCGGAAGGACAAACTATTAATTTTAATTTTCAAAAGGCAGAAGGGACATCATTTGCTACGCCACTAGTTAGCTCAATTGTTTCTGCATTTTCAGAAGAATATAAAGCAAACAATGGTTTCTATCCTACAGCCACAACAATTAAAGCTTCTTTGATTAATAGTGCATTAGATATAGGAGATCCAGGTCCTGATTATACGTCTGGTTGGGGACAGTGTAATGGTGAAGAATTATTTCGATATTCAGCTAAAAATGCTTTAGTTATTCAAGATATAAAGACACTAAGAGCTAGTTCTGAAATTATATATCAAATACCATTATATTATCCTGGAGGAGATGTACCTAAAATTACAGCAGCATGGATGGATGAAGATTCAGGATTTGGATTAAATGCTAATTTAGATCTGACATTACAATCTCAACAAGGAGACGTTTATCTACCTTATTTGTTAGATGCTAACAACCCTAAAAGTCCTGCTACTAATGGTATAGATAAGATTAATACCGTAGAACAAATTTCTCCAGGATTCTTATCAAAAGGATATTATACTCTTATTGTTAAAGGAGAATCTTTAAAAAGAAACCAGCTTAATTGTCCTTTAAGTATCGTTATGTCTGGTTTTTTACCTTATGTTGATATAGATATGGATGTAGCTAATACACAAGGTAATGTTGGAGACTTATTTAAAATAGGTTTTGTGCAACAAGCAAATCCATTAGATAACAAAGTTCAAACCGTAGAATTTGTCAAAGCAGTTTTAACTAATAAAAAATCGGGGAATAATTATGAGTTAAGTAAAGATTCTTCTTTATGTCTATTGGGAGATGTATGTTTTTCTAAAGGATTAAGTGAAATAGGACAATATGATGTAGAAATTTTTATAAAAGTTATCAATACAGATGGTTTGGTAGTAGAATCCTCTCGAAAATTTACAAGAGTATATGAAGTAATTGGGAAATTTACAATGCCTACAGTTGATTTTGATGTTCCAGATCTAGAGCTAGTTCCAGGTCAATTTGAATCCGCTTATATAAATATTCAAGCAGAAGATACAGACTCAAATAACTATCCTCAAAAATTTGATTTATTTTTAAATTATAATGGAAAAGAAATTCAATTAGGAGGGCAAGAATTAAAATGTAAAGGAGACTTCATAAGTAAAAAAATTGAGATAAACTTTCCTGGAACTTTCTATTTTACAGTAAAAGATAACTTAAACAACAGGAATTTAGATTCAAATAAGGAAACTTTATCTTATGCCTTTACAGTTGCAGATAAGAAACTATTATTAGATTTTACCCAACCTGATTGTGAAGATAATTTTAAAGTTTTAGTTAAAAATCCTTCGCCAGATATTACAGATTATGAATGGACTAAATTTTCTGCTTCAGGAACTACTATTACAGACAAGACCGTTCTTAGTGAGTTGCCTTTAAAAAATAGTGACTATACAGCTGTAAAGGTTAAAGAAAATTCAAAAAATAATTATTTTATAATATCAGATCAAACCTTTAAAAAATTTTTACGTTATAATGATAATAACGGAACAAATTTTAAGCCAACGGTAGAAGAATATAAACAAGATCCAACTGTACTATTACCAGGAGATTTCGCTTTTTATTATGATACAGCTAATCGAAAAATTATTTCTAAGTCTAATAAGAATTATGCTTTAAAATTCGTTGGAAATTCTGTGATTTGTACAACAATTGATCAAGCTGATTTTTTTGATCTAACAAGAGATAGTAATAAAAATGTACTTTATGCTGTAAAGAATACTACAACAAATAGTTATTTAAATATTACAAAAGAAGGTACAATAGAAATATCATCTGCAGAAAAAAAGATAATGTTGTCTATGGGCCTAAAGTCTACACCAAGTAATTCGGATAAAATAGATTTGCCAAATTCAGAAATACCAGCTATTAGCTTATTAGAAACAACTACAGAAATTTGCCCAACAAAAGGAACGAGCTCTTTTACATTAACAGCTCAGGCTACTGATCCTAGTAAACAAACTGTACTTCAGAATTTATTATCTTCAAACCCTAATGCAAGTGTTCAATTTGTTAAAGACGGAGTTATTCAACAGAATAGTAAATCATTAACTGCTACAGGTACTAGTTCGGGTATTTATCAAGCAGTTGTAACTACAGGTTCCTGTTATAAACGTTCTGAAGCAGACTTTGTAAAATCATGTAATCAAGAAGAAAACGAAGCATATGATAATACACCTAAACCAGGTCCTGGAGGAGGAGCGTTAGTAGCAATAGCAGGAGCAGCGGGAGGTGCTATAGCCAGTGCAGGTCAGTTTGTAGTAGGGATATTGGGGGGCTTATTTGCTATACCAAGTGGTTTTGTACCTAATATTCCGAATGGAAATGTTTTGAAAACACGTTTTAATACTCTTAAAATTGAAGATAATGTTAATACAATCTTTACTAATTCATACAACGAATATAAAGATTATGACTTAGGAGCCAGTTCTAAAATGGCCTTAACGTCAGGCGTAGATTACTATTTTTCAGTTGCTCAAATCAATAATGATGGGACAAACAATTTTAATAAACCTAAGTTTTTTATTGATTTAAACAATGATGGTGTCTTAGCTGCTAGTGAAGACGTGTTATTTAAATCAGTATTGGTTTCAGGACGATATAAATTTACACTACCAACTAATTTAACCGTTAATACTTCTACTAAGGCTCTCTTTTACGCATCGTCTAGTGGAGCTAAACAAGAAATATTATTAAAATTACAATTAGAAGTTAAGACAAAATTTACAAAGATTGAAGTAAAAGAAACAGGAGGAACAACCCTTTTTACATATAATTTTCCAAACCCATATAGCGGATATGCTAATTATGATATCAGTTCAGTAGCTCCAGTAGCTATTTATACAACAGGTCAGACATATCAATTTTTACCTAATCAAATAAATAGTGATGGAACAACATCCTATGATAAACCAAAATTTTTTGTTGATTTAAATGGAGATGGAATTTTACAAAATTCAGAAGATCTATTATTAAATAGTAGTTTAATAGCTGGTCGTTATGATTTTCAGTTACCTCCATGTTATATTAATGGTAGTTCTGTTTTAGCTAAATATGTAGCTATTGCAGGTACTTCAAAACAAGAAATTTTATTTAAAGTAGGGTTGTTAAAAACCCGTTTTGATCAGATTACTATTACTAATTCTTCAGGAATTAAAATATATGATAAACGTTTTGTTGGTGCCTATTCCGGATATTCAGATTTTGATCTATCTAGCGAAGCTACTTATAGCTTTTATAAAGTAGGAGAAACATATAAGTTTATTTCAACTCAACAAAATGGAGATGGAACAACTGTTTATGGGAAACCGAAATTTTTTATTGATTTAAATGCTGATGGAATATTACAAAGAGATGAAGACGTCCTTTTAAATAGTAACTTTCAGAACGGAGGTTATAATTTTCAATTACCATCTTCACTCAGTTATGGTAATGCAATATTGGCTAAATATGTGGCTATTTCAGGAAGTGCTAAACAAGAAATTACTTTAAGAATACAATTAGGTCTTAAAACAAAATTTAATTCCATTCAGATTAATGATTCTAGTGGTGTTTCTATGTTTAATTATAATTTTCAAACTCCTTATAATGACTATGCTAATTACAATATATCTTCAGTTGCTCCAGTTGTAAATTATACAGCAGGTCAGATTTATCAATTTGTATCAACTCAAATGAATAATGACGGAAGTCAAGTATTTGGTAAACCCAAGTTTTATATTGATATAAATGGAGATGGGATTTTACAAAATGATGAAGATGTTTTATTAAATAGTAGTTTAGTAAATGGATATTATGAATTTCAGTTGCCAGAATGTTTTGTTATTGGTAATTCTGTTTTGTCAAAAATTATAGGCGTATCTGGTTTAGCATCACAAGAAATAACGCTTCAGATAGGGCTTTTTAAAACAAGATTTAATCAAATACTCATTACAGAATCTTCTGGTATAAAGATGTATGATAAACGTTTTGTGGGGTATTATGAATCTTATTCTGATTATGATATGTCTTCTAATTCTAATTATAGTATATTAAAATCAGGAGAAACGTATACATTTAGTTCAACTCAGCTCAATAGTAACGGTTCTGCTATTTTTGGTAAACCAAAATTCTATATAGATTTTAATAGAGATAATAATTTTGCAGAAGATGAAAATGTATTAAACAATGCAATCTTAAAAAATGGTAACTACGATTTTGTAATTAATCAAAAAAAGACCACAGGAAGTTATAAAGCTATGTATGTAGCTATAAGCGGGCAGGCTCGACAAAAAATTAAATTCAATATTGATTATAAATTTGTTCCTAACTTTTCAATTGCAATATCTGATAATCCTAAATTATGCGTGAGTGATAGTCATAAATATTTAGTTAATATTACAGGTGATACCGCTATTAATTATCAGTACACTTGGTATCTTAATAACGTACGTCAATCAGTTACTACTTCTGATATTACTTTTACAGGTACCACTCTAAATAATAGAGATGTATTAAAATCAGTGGTCTTTTCAGATTTAGATCCTACTACTATAAAAGAAACTTCAATAGTAATTGAAAAACAAACGTCGCCTTCAAACATTATCATTAATGGTTTACGTCCTTTCTGTTCAAATGATGATAACCTACCTCTAATTTTGAATGTTACCGGAGGTACAGGAACATTTATTTATAAATGGTTTAAGAATGGAGTTAAATTAGTAGAAGGAACAGATATGTCAGCTTTTGCTATTATTCCTAGAGAATGGTCAAATGATGATCGTATAAAAGCATCAGTATCATATCAATGTGCATTAGGAAATTGGGTAGAAACTTTTTCACAAGAATATTCAATAGTTAAAAATGTATCACCAAGCGTTGTATCAGTAAGCGGCCTACGCGGATTTTGTAATTCAGATTCTATAATTTTATCAGCAAATGTAACAGGCGGTTCAGGAAAATTCTATTATTATTGGACTAAAAATGGTACACGTGTATCAGAGGGTTACGAAAACTCTAATTATACCTTACAAGGCGGTCAGTGGAATAATGGAGATAAATTAAAATTAGTAGTAAGTTATCAGTGCGTATCAGGTAGTTGGGTAGAAACCCCTTCACAAGAATACACTGTAGAGAAATATACTTCACCAAGCTCTATAGCGGTAAATGGTTTAGTACCATTTTTAGATAGCGAAAGTCTGAACTTAAGCCTAACACAAACAGGAGGTACAGGTCGTTACTACTACTATTGGACTAAAAATGGAGTTCGTGTTTATGAAGGTTATGATCGATCGACATATACCTTACAAGGGACTCAGTGGTCAAATGGGGATAAACTGCGAGTAGGTATTGCCTATCAGTGTGTAGCAGGTAATTGGGTAGATGTTTTAACTACAGAATATACAATAGATAAACGTAGTTACCCAACAGCCGTTTCTATGTCAGGATTAGGGATATTGAGTGATTGTGAAAGCTCCTATAGGATTACGCCAGTAGTGACAGGAGGATTAGGATTAGATCGCTTATACTATATATGGTATAAAAATGGTCAGCGAATAACAGAAGGTTTTGATAAGACCAGTTATACAGTAGATAATGCAGGTTGGTCTCATGGAGATAAACTAAAATTACAAGTAGATTATTTAACTCGTATAGGCGGTTCTTGGTCAAATTTATATTCACAAGAAGCGGTCATTAATAAAAAGAGTTCACCAAGTTTAGTTACCGTTACAGGTTTAAAACCATTATGTGACTCAGAAACCATTGGGTTATCAATGAACTTAACAGGAGGTTCGGGTAATTTATATTACTATTGGACTAAAAATGGAGTAAAAGTATCATCAGATGATGCCTTACAATATAACTTAAAATGGAATGAATGGTCTCATGGCGATAAATTAAAAGCAGTCGTTACCTACCAATGTGCTAACGGGACATGGAAAGATGTTTTTTCACAAGAATATTCAATAGTTAAAAATGTATCACCAAGCGTTGTATCAGTAAGCGGCCTACGCGGATTTTGTAATTCAGATTCTATAATTTTATCAGCAAATGTAACAGGCGGTTCAGGAAAATTCTATTATTATTGGACTAAAAATGGTACACGTGTATCAGAGGGTTACGAAAACTCTAATTATACCTTACAAGGCAGTCAGTGGAATAATGGAGATAAATTAAAATTAGTAGTAAGTTATCAGTGCGTATCAGGTAGTTGGGTAGAAACCCCTTCACAAGAATACACTGTAGAGAAATATACTTCACCAAGCTCTATAGCGGTAAATGGTTTAGTACCATTTTTAGATAGCGAAAGTCTGAACTTAAGCCTAACACAAACAGGAGGTACAGGTCGTTACTACTACTATTGGACTAAAAATGGAGTTCGTGTTTATGAAGGTTATGATCGATCGACATATACCTTACAAGGGACTCAGTGGTCAAATGGGGATAAACTGCGAGTAGGTATTGCCTATCAGTGTGTAGCAGGTAATTGGGTAGATGTTTTAACTACAGAATATACAATAGATAAACGTAGTTACCCAACAGCCGTTTCTATGTCAGGATTAGGGATATTGAGTGATTGTGAAAGCTCCTATAGGATTACGCCAGTAGTGACAGGAGGATTAGGATTAGATCGCTTATACTATATATGGTATAAAAATGGTCAGCGAATAACAGAAGGTTTTGATAAGACCAGTTATACAGTAGATAATGCAGGTTGGTCTCATGGAGATAAACTAAAATTACAAGTAGATTATTTAACTCGTATAGGCGGTTCTTGGTCAAATTTATATTCACAAGAAGCGGTCATTAATAAAAAGAGTTCACCAAGTTTAGTTACCGTTACAGGTTTAAAACCATTATGTGACTCAGAAACCATTGGGTTATCAATGAACTTAACAGGAGGTTCGGGTAATTTATATTACTATTGGACTAAAAATGGAGTAAAAGTATCATCAGATGATGCCTTACAATATAACTTAAAATGGAATGAATGGTCTCATGGCGATAAATTAAAAGCAGTCGTTACCTACCAATGTGCTAACGGGACATGGAAAGATGTTTTTTCACAAGAATATTCAATAGTTAAAAATGTATCACCAAGCGTTGTATCGGTAAGCGGCTTACGCGGATTTTGTAATTCAGATTCTATAATTTTATCAGCAAATGTAACAGGCGGTTCAGGAAAATTCTATTATTATTGGACTAAAAATGGTACACGTGTATCAGAGGGTTACGAAAACTCTAATTATACCTTACAAGGCAGTCAGTGGAATAATGGAGATAAATTAAAGTTAGTAGTAAGTTATCAGTGCGTATCAGGTAGTTGGGTAGAAACCCCTTCACAAGAATACACTGTAGAGAAATATACTTCACCAAGTTTAGTTGCAATTACAGGGTTACGCTCATTATGTAATTCAGAAGAGTTATCTTTAAGAGCTAATCTTACAGGAGGCTCTGCTAATTTTTATTATTATTGGACTAAAAATGATGTACGAGTTTACGAAGGATACGGCAGAAATACCTATCTACTAAAAGCATCAGAATGGTCTCATGGAGATAGGATACGATTAGTAGCTAGCTATCAGTGTGTATCAGGAGCTTGGATTGAAACATCTTCACAAACTTATGTAGTAGAAAAAACTACCTCACCAAGTTTAGTTGCAATTTCAGGTTTACGTTTATTATATGGCTCTGGAGATCAATCCTCTTTAAATGCAAATCTTACAGGAGGAACGGGTAGCTTTTATTATTATTGGACTAAAAATGGTTCAAGAGTTTATGAAGGATACGGTAGATCTACTTACACATTAAAAGGATCCGAATGGTCTAATGGAGACAGAATAAAATTAGTTGCTAGTTACCAATGCGTATCTGGAGCTTGGATAGAAACTCATTCTCAGGAATATACAGTGCAAAAAGTAGAAAGACCTAACTTAGTATATGACTATAGTTATGCTTGGCCTGGTTTTCATCAGTTTTTATGGAAATACCCTGATGGACAAATTGTTAAGGGAAGAGATGTTGCAGAAGTAACTTGGAGTTGGAATCAAATGGGATTTCCAGATCAAAATTATACTAGAACATATTATCCTGGAGAAACAGATGGTATAATGGAAAGTAGAAGTACATTTTTAATGAATTGTATTTTAAGTAGAGGGAATGTAACTTCTACCATTAAAATGAAAGATGGTAGAGTTTACGTTACAAGAATCTACGTTCCATGTTATGGAGGAGATAGTCCTCTGTATCAAGAAACATCTAGATTAAATCAAAATGTAAATATCAACCATGATTGTAAAATTTATCCAAATTACATTTCTCAAAGTGAAGAGGTAATAACATTAGATTGTGATAATTATGACGATATTAAAACGATTGCTTTAATCAATGCAATTGGACAACGTTTTGAATTGAAATTTGATAGACTAGCTAAGAAAATTTATTTACCAGCAAATATGAAAAATGGTATGTATTATATTAACTTAGAAAAATACCAATCAGAAAGTTCAGTTTATAAAATATTAGTGAAATAA
- a CDS encoding ribosome-inactivating family protein yields the protein MLKTLLLVCLPFVFSNIIEKKEISRKKIYQIDRSDVKKTRVLGVFDLNLEPTAYSSNIQSIRDAFRGNANIANVLKVNIKINEATCLLYLNAAFESRACIPAPNASLYVVGFKGGDGKDYLFNIEPFPNIELKGLNSVTLSVDGSYRSLGCASSLPIINKAELETLVRTISGFKGAVVSSALSSALTKIIIMTCEASRFKSVETDVYNMLRSSTPFDASTRYDMIKRWNTTLLGDNNF from the coding sequence ATGTTAAAAACTTTATTACTGGTCTGTTTGCCTTTTGTATTTTCTAATATTATTGAAAAAAAAGAAATTAGTAGAAAAAAGATTTATCAAATAGATAGATCAGATGTAAAAAAGACTAGAGTTTTAGGAGTCTTTGATTTAAATCTAGAACCAACCGCTTATTCTTCTAATATCCAAAGTATAAGAGATGCTTTTAGAGGAAATGCTAATATTGCTAACGTATTAAAGGTTAATATTAAAATTAATGAGGCTACTTGTCTTTTGTATCTTAATGCAGCTTTTGAAAGTAGAGCCTGTATTCCTGCCCCAAATGCTTCATTATACGTTGTAGGATTTAAGGGAGGAGATGGAAAAGATTATTTATTTAATATAGAACCTTTTCCTAATATAGAGTTAAAAGGCCTTAATAGTGTTACTCTTTCAGTAGATGGTTCTTATAGAAGTTTAGGTTGTGCTTCTTCACTACCTATCATTAATAAGGCTGAATTGGAAACCCTAGTTAGGACTATTAGTGGTTTTAAAGGGGCGGTAGTTTCCTCTGCGTTATCTTCCGCATTAACTAAAATTATTATTATGACTTGTGAGGCATCTCGTTTTAAGTCAGTTGAAACAGATGTATATAATATGTTAAGAAGCTCTACTCCTTTTGACGCATCAACTCGTTATGATATGATTAAAAGATGGAATACAACGTTACTAGGAGATAATAATTTTTAA